The Natronoglycomyces albus genome has a segment encoding these proteins:
- a CDS encoding FGGY-family carbohydrate kinase, producing the protein MGRSSRSETLALDIGSTGVRAARYGPDGLRCGPISEQRYRSKEATAGRVDLAGLLESVVRAIGEQDLSRVGAVSMSVLWHSAVALDDEGQPLGDAVTWEARLPDWVRHRVEVASPAWSHSASGAYLHSSYGVAALPFLFDPNVVRFSDIGSWIAEQLSGHRLGWSEVMAAASGLWLQEQRAWNRPLFEALGLPDRLVPEMWSEPVAGKGNLVPELAGAMWLPVAGDGLCHNLGHGAIGPESIAVNVGTSGGIRAVLTDLTSDVDAPGLWHYRCAEDLHAVGGAVSSAGNTVEWVGRFTGERIDWNRYMGTPLNPSVRADASVYGRRGPDYPWDATGSITGLRPDSSLDDIRDAFALDLWRPFRALLDSLRPLLHTEPTIRASGGVVQGNRGAIQLLADSLGVPVQRLDVPDPSLAGAGILGAHFLRDGLFAPAAAAEAARVEQLGNRTVTETIDPRREWTDILTDRWAQEPWESASSR; encoded by the coding sequence ATGGGCCGATCATCGCGTAGTGAAACTCTGGCACTGGACATCGGCAGCACCGGGGTCCGAGCGGCCCGGTACGGCCCAGATGGCCTGCGGTGTGGTCCGATCTCCGAGCAGCGGTATCGATCCAAGGAAGCCACAGCCGGGCGGGTCGACCTGGCGGGGCTCTTGGAGTCAGTGGTCAGGGCAATTGGTGAGCAGGACTTGTCCCGCGTCGGCGCTGTGTCCATGAGCGTGCTGTGGCATTCGGCAGTGGCGCTTGACGACGAAGGGCAGCCGCTGGGCGACGCGGTGACCTGGGAGGCGCGCCTGCCCGACTGGGTGCGCCACCGGGTCGAGGTGGCCTCACCAGCCTGGTCGCACTCGGCTTCCGGTGCCTACCTGCACTCCAGTTACGGAGTCGCAGCCTTGCCGTTCCTGTTCGACCCCAACGTGGTCAGGTTTTCCGACATCGGTTCGTGGATTGCCGAGCAGTTGTCAGGGCACCGGCTGGGCTGGTCGGAGGTAATGGCCGCCGCTTCCGGGCTGTGGCTGCAAGAGCAGCGGGCATGGAATCGACCCCTGTTCGAGGCGCTGGGGCTGCCCGATCGTTTGGTGCCCGAAATGTGGTCCGAGCCGGTGGCGGGCAAGGGAAACCTCGTGCCCGAATTGGCCGGAGCGATGTGGCTGCCGGTGGCGGGAGACGGGCTGTGCCACAACCTGGGCCACGGTGCGATCGGGCCTGAGAGCATTGCCGTCAACGTCGGTACTTCCGGCGGAATCAGGGCAGTGCTGACCGACCTGACGTCCGATGTGGACGCACCTGGGCTGTGGCACTATCGGTGTGCCGAAGACCTACACGCCGTTGGCGGGGCCGTCTCCTCGGCGGGAAACACTGTGGAATGGGTGGGCCGTTTTACCGGTGAGCGCATCGACTGGAACCGGTATATGGGGACTCCCCTCAACCCGTCGGTCCGCGCTGATGCTTCGGTGTACGGGCGAAGAGGGCCCGACTATCCGTGGGACGCCACCGGATCTATCACCGGCCTCAGGCCAGATAGCAGCCTGGATGACATCCGTGATGCTTTCGCCCTGGATCTGTGGCGGCCATTCCGGGCCCTGCTCGATTCCCTGCGCCCCCTGCTTCACACAGAGCCCACGATTCGCGCCTCCGGTGGCGTCGTTCAAGGCAACCGCGGAGCAATCCAGCTCCTCGCCGACAGCCTCGGGGTTCCAGTCCAACGCCTGGACGTACCTGACCCGTCCCTGGCCGGGGCAGGCATCCTGGGCGCACACTTCCTGCGCGACGGGCTCTTCGCCCCGGCTGCCGCCGCCGAGGCTGCTCGCGTAGAGCAACTGGGCAACCGTACGGTCACCGAAACAATCGACCCCCGTCGAGAATGGACCGACATCCTCACCGACCGGTGGGCACAAGAGCCCTGGGAGAGCGCATCGTCACGATAG
- a CDS encoding HPr family phosphocarrier protein, whose amino-acid sequence MSVRRVRVSAEAGIKARAATIFVETAGSSDDDVLIRRVEGPTLDAKSILHVLSLDIGQGDHIELESDDEAVLAALVELADPAAEAGAEPSPPPSP is encoded by the coding sequence ATGAGCGTTCGCCGCGTCCGCGTCAGCGCCGAGGCGGGCATCAAAGCCCGCGCGGCCACTATTTTCGTCGAAACCGCAGGTTCAAGTGATGACGACGTCCTCATCCGCCGGGTAGAGGGCCCCACGCTTGATGCGAAGTCGATCTTGCATGTGCTCAGCCTCGATATCGGCCAAGGCGATCACATTGAACTTGAGTCCGATGACGAGGCCGTGCTCGCGGCCCTGGTCGAGCTGGCTGACCCGGCAGCGGAGGCCGGAGCGGAACCATCACCGCCGCCATCACCGTGA
- a CDS encoding cyclase family protein — translation MSHYRAAFDAEITFSNGGGISVHGFRLDIPGPTISHDALATLLVRHLGLLMVDQVTFSKLEIIEEPHKGSRGGPSDPAAAVAAQRREKVELSHVIEEGMTTYPGLPGPTFTDHLSRADSRDSYAPGTEFAIGRIDMVGNTGTYLDSPFHRYAEGSDLADLPLDSVADVPIVVVDLTGSAERGITARALAPYDLAGAAVLLHTGWDAHWRTQKYGDAHSAPYVTEDGANYLVEAGAVLVGIDAVNIDDTTGDTRPAHSILLAARVPVLEHMTNLGQLPLSGARLHAAPPRVRGFGTFPVRAYALV, via the coding sequence ATGAGTCACTATCGTGCCGCTTTCGACGCGGAAATCACCTTCAGTAACGGTGGAGGCATCAGCGTCCACGGATTCCGCTTGGACATTCCCGGCCCCACTATCAGTCACGACGCCCTAGCGACCTTGCTGGTGCGTCATCTGGGCCTACTCATGGTCGACCAGGTGACGTTCTCGAAACTAGAGATCATCGAGGAGCCCCATAAGGGCTCACGGGGCGGTCCCAGCGATCCTGCCGCCGCCGTCGCCGCGCAGCGGCGAGAAAAGGTCGAGCTCAGCCATGTCATCGAAGAGGGCATGACGACCTACCCGGGCCTACCGGGACCCACCTTCACTGATCATCTGAGTCGGGCCGACTCCCGCGACAGTTACGCACCTGGCACTGAATTCGCCATTGGCCGCATCGACATGGTCGGCAACACCGGGACCTACCTGGACAGTCCCTTTCACCGCTACGCGGAGGGCTCGGACTTGGCCGACCTGCCTCTTGACTCGGTGGCCGACGTGCCCATTGTGGTCGTGGATCTCACCGGCAGCGCCGAGCGTGGCATTACGGCGCGGGCGTTGGCTCCTTACGATCTCGCGGGTGCCGCCGTGCTGCTGCACACCGGTTGGGACGCCCATTGGCGTACCCAAAAGTACGGTGATGCCCACTCTGCCCCGTACGTGACCGAGGACGGTGCCAATTACCTCGTCGAGGCCGGGGCGGTCTTGGTTGGTATCGACGCGGTCAATATCGACGACACCACCGGCGACACCCGGCCCGCCCATTCGATTTTGTTGGCGGCTCGCGTCCCGGTGCTCGAACATATGACTAACCTGGGCCAGTTGCCCCTGAGCGGAGCCCGTTTGCATGCGGCCCCGCCACGGGTGCGCGGCTTCGGTACCTTTCCGGTTCGCGCCTACGCCCTCGTCTGA
- a CDS encoding FAD-binding oxidoreductase, which produces MSVTLSTSKRKRPESHKLSVISVENLTDTSVAVTLAVPPSLREIFDFQPGQYITFRSVEDSGREAHRSYSLCSTPADLHERGVLRVGVKSIPSGTFSAYASEELQPGDTLEVLPPLGTFTTQLRPDSHIGAVIAGSGVTPVLSITAATLQLGGRVTLLYSNRTADTVMFSADLAKLQEQHGERLRVLHVRTREDASHPLLTGRLDAEKMAGILREFIDVRDVDDWFLCGPFELVVGARESLTAHGAGRIHTELFYVE; this is translated from the coding sequence ATGTCTGTGACCCTGTCCACGAGCAAAAGGAAGCGCCCCGAAAGCCACAAGCTTTCGGTCATCTCCGTAGAGAATCTGACCGACACCTCTGTGGCTGTCACGCTCGCCGTCCCGCCCTCACTGCGGGAGATCTTCGACTTCCAGCCCGGGCAGTACATCACCTTCCGGTCCGTGGAGGATTCCGGGCGTGAGGCCCACCGCTCCTACTCACTCTGCTCCACCCCCGCCGACCTGCACGAACGTGGCGTTTTGCGCGTCGGCGTCAAGTCGATCCCCTCGGGTACCTTCTCCGCTTACGCCTCCGAAGAACTGCAACCGGGCGACACGCTGGAAGTCCTGCCACCACTGGGCACCTTCACCACCCAGTTGCGCCCCGACAGCCACATTGGCGCGGTTATCGCCGGGTCGGGAGTCACACCGGTCTTGTCTATCACCGCCGCCACCCTGCAACTGGGCGGGCGCGTGACCCTCCTGTACTCCAACCGCACCGCCGACACCGTCATGTTTTCGGCTGACCTAGCCAAACTCCAGGAACAACACGGCGAGCGGCTCCGGGTCCTTCACGTGCGCACCCGCGAGGACGCCTCGCATCCCTTGCTGACTGGGCGGCTCGATGCCGAAAAGATGGCCGGAATCCTACGGGAGTTCATCGACGTGCGCGACGTTGACGACTGGTTCCTGTGCGGGCCCTTCGAACTCGTCGTCGGGGCCCGTGAATCCCTCACCGCCCACGGGGCGGGCCGGATTCACACCGAGCTGTTCTACGTGGAATAA
- a CDS encoding menaquinone biosynthetic enzyme MqnA/MqnD family protein, whose product MVNEQGNRIEAHVDDSRLVRRPRVGHIEFLNCLPIYWGLARSGALLDVELHRAPPDQLNHALVQGHLDIGPISLVEYLRHSEELLLLPDLGVTADGPVLSVNLSSKVPLAESGPNPTVALGSTSRTSVLLAKLLLEQRYGLAPVYHEAAPDIDTMIASADMAVLIGDEALKVHFGRGEDLNLSVLDLGAAWREWTALPMVFAVWAVRRDYAAANPGLVKGVLEAFLSSVELSRRELEQVAAHASRWEPFEAVNLVDYFHKLWIGLGERHLSGLREFAAQANRYFDVPPVAEGGPEFFAPT is encoded by the coding sequence GTGGTCAATGAGCAAGGTAACCGAATTGAGGCCCACGTCGACGACAGCCGCCTCGTGCGCCGACCTCGCGTCGGACACATCGAATTCCTTAACTGCCTGCCCATTTATTGGGGACTGGCTCGCTCCGGGGCCTTGCTAGATGTCGAGCTGCACCGCGCCCCGCCGGACCAACTCAACCACGCGCTAGTACAGGGCCATCTCGATATCGGGCCGATCAGCCTGGTCGAATATTTGCGCCACTCCGAGGAACTGCTGTTGCTGCCCGACCTAGGAGTCACCGCCGATGGGCCGGTCTTGTCTGTCAATCTCTCCAGCAAGGTTCCCCTAGCCGAATCGGGCCCCAACCCAACCGTCGCGCTCGGTTCCACCTCCCGCACCTCGGTGCTGCTGGCCAAGCTGCTCCTTGAACAGCGCTACGGGCTCGCCCCCGTCTACCACGAGGCCGCACCGGACATTGACACGATGATTGCCTCCGCCGACATGGCGGTGCTCATCGGGGACGAAGCGCTGAAGGTGCACTTCGGACGCGGAGAAGATCTCAACCTGAGCGTGCTTGACCTGGGCGCGGCATGGCGCGAATGGACCGCCCTGCCGATGGTCTTCGCTGTGTGGGCGGTACGCCGCGACTACGCGGCGGCCAACCCCGGCCTGGTCAAAGGGGTACTGGAGGCCTTCCTCAGCTCGGTGGAACTGTCTCGCCGCGAACTGGAGCAAGTCGCGGCGCACGCTAGCCGCTGGGAACCCTTCGAAGCGGTCAACCTGGTCGACTATTTCCACAAGCTGTGGATAGGGCTGGGGGAACGTCACCTGTCGGGCCTGCGGGAATTTGCCGCGCAGGCCAACCGTTACTTCGATGTGCCACCAGTGGCCGAAGGCGGGCCAGAGTTCTTCGCCCCCACCTAG
- the mqnC gene encoding cyclic dehypoxanthinyl futalosine synthase yields the protein MADLLARAADGERITPEEALLLYTDAPFHALGEAADAHRRRRYPDNIVTYLIDRNINYTNVCVTACKFCAFYRAPKHAEGWSHDLDEVLRRCSEAVDLGATQVMLQGGHHPEYGVEYYEELFSAVKKAYPELVIHSIGPSEIDHMARVSNVDIDEAIRRIKVAGLDSIAGAGAEMLPERPRKALAPLKESGERWLEIMEQAHNQGLRSTATMMMGTGETAAERIEHLRMIRDVHDKTGGFRSFIPWTYQPENNKLKGRTQATVIEYLRLIAVARVFFNDIAHLQSSWLTTGKAAGQLSMHMGVDDLGSIMLEENVISSAGAKHRSRLSELIDLIRSADRIPAQRNTTYERLAVHWTPEDDPQDDRVRSHVSSIVDLPIVEKQAAQAEKKPVEK from the coding sequence ATGGCCGACCTCCTGGCCCGCGCCGCCGATGGAGAGCGCATCACGCCCGAAGAAGCGTTGCTGCTGTACACCGACGCGCCGTTTCACGCTCTGGGTGAGGCCGCCGACGCCCACCGCCGCCGTCGCTACCCGGACAACATCGTCACGTACCTGATCGACCGCAACATCAACTACACCAACGTGTGCGTCACCGCCTGCAAGTTCTGCGCCTTCTACCGTGCGCCCAAGCACGCCGAGGGCTGGAGCCATGACCTGGACGAGGTCCTGCGCCGCTGCTCAGAGGCCGTCGACCTCGGTGCCACCCAGGTGATGCTGCAAGGCGGACACCACCCCGAATACGGCGTCGAATACTACGAAGAGCTCTTCAGCGCCGTCAAGAAGGCGTATCCCGAGCTGGTCATCCACTCCATCGGGCCCTCCGAGATCGACCACATGGCGCGCGTGTCGAACGTCGACATCGACGAGGCGATTCGCCGCATCAAGGTCGCCGGGCTGGACTCGATCGCCGGAGCCGGAGCCGAGATGCTGCCCGAGCGCCCCCGCAAGGCGCTCGCTCCGCTCAAGGAAAGCGGCGAGCGCTGGCTGGAGATCATGGAGCAGGCCCACAACCAGGGCCTACGCTCCACGGCCACGATGATGATGGGCACCGGTGAGACCGCCGCCGAGCGTATCGAACACCTGCGCATGATCCGCGACGTGCACGACAAGACCGGTGGCTTCCGCTCGTTCATCCCCTGGACGTACCAGCCGGAGAACAACAAGCTCAAGGGCCGCACCCAAGCCACCGTCATTGAATACTTGCGGCTGATCGCGGTGGCGCGGGTGTTCTTTAACGACATCGCGCACTTGCAGTCCTCCTGGCTCACCACCGGCAAGGCCGCTGGCCAGTTGAGCATGCACATGGGTGTGGACGACCTGGGTTCGATCATGCTGGAGGAGAATGTCATTTCCTCGGCCGGGGCCAAGCATCGTTCGCGTCTGAGCGAGCTGATCGACCTGATTCGCTCGGCCGACCGGATTCCGGCCCAGCGCAACACCACCTATGAGCGCCTGGCGGTGCACTGGACGCCCGAGGATGACCCGCAGGACGACCGGGTTCGCTCCCACGTCTCCTCGATTGTGGACTTGCCGATCGTGGAGAAGCAGGCCGCTCAGGCTGAAAAGAAGCCAGTCGAGAAGTAA
- a CDS encoding response regulator transcription factor: MRIVLADDDTLLREGLRLLLTAEGFEVAAVTDGPASFIEAIREHRPDLAIVDVRMPPTHTNEGITAAVAAREVIPGLPVVVLSAYVEHSFASELLREGARGIGYLLKERVGRVESFLESLHRVHDGGTAIDPEVVAQLFSRRAHPLQALTEREREVLGLMAQGHSNSTIAQRLFVTGHAVQKHIRSIFAKLELRADDGRDRRVAAVLTYLEGSEA; the protein is encoded by the coding sequence ATGCGGATAGTGCTCGCCGATGATGACACGCTGTTGCGTGAGGGTTTGCGGCTGTTGTTGACCGCCGAAGGGTTCGAGGTCGCGGCGGTGACCGACGGCCCCGCGTCATTCATTGAGGCTATACGCGAGCATCGCCCCGACCTGGCCATTGTGGACGTGCGGATGCCTCCGACGCACACGAATGAGGGCATCACGGCAGCCGTGGCGGCCCGCGAGGTCATACCCGGCCTGCCGGTTGTCGTTCTGTCGGCCTATGTGGAACATAGTTTCGCCTCTGAGTTGCTGCGCGAGGGCGCGCGCGGAATCGGCTACTTGTTGAAGGAACGAGTGGGCCGGGTTGAATCGTTCCTGGAAAGCCTCCACCGGGTACACGATGGTGGCACCGCCATTGACCCCGAGGTGGTGGCGCAGCTGTTTTCACGTCGCGCTCATCCACTCCAGGCGCTGACCGAACGCGAAAGGGAAGTGTTGGGCCTGATGGCCCAAGGCCATTCCAACTCCACGATCGCGCAGCGGCTTTTCGTGACCGGGCACGCGGTGCAAAAGCACATCCGCTCCATCTTCGCCAAGCTGGAGTTGCGAGCCGACGACGGACGAGACCGCCGCGTAGCGGCGGTACTGACCTACCTAGAAGGTAGCGAGGCTTAA